A genomic region of Melopsittacus undulatus isolate bMelUnd1 chromosome 5, bMelUnd1.mat.Z, whole genome shotgun sequence contains the following coding sequences:
- the LOC101872740 gene encoding histone H2A.J codes for MSGRGKQGGKVRAKAKSRSSRAGLQFPVGRVHRLLRKGNYAERVGAGAPVYMAAVLEYLTAEILELAGNAARDNKKTRIIPRHLQLAIRNDEELNKLLGKVTIAQGGVLPNIQAVLLPKKTESHKAKSK; via the coding sequence ATGTCTGGTCGTGGCAAACAAGGGGGTAAAGTACGAGCTAAGGCCAAATCGCGGTCGTCTCGGGCTGGATTGCAGTTTCCTGTAGGTCGTGTCCACCGTCTTCTGCGCAAAGGCAACTACGCGGAGCGGGTCGGTGCTGGAGCTCCTGTTTATATGGCGGCTGTATTGGAGTACCTGACGGCCGAAATCCTGGAGCTGGCGGGGAACGCGGCCCGCGACAACAAGAAGACGCGCATCATCCCGCGGCACCTGCAACTCGCCATCCGCAACGACGAGGAGCTCAACAAGCTGCTGGGCAAGGTGACGATCGCGCAGGGTGGTGTGCTGCCGAACATCCAGGCCGTGCTGCTGCCCAAGAAGACTGAGAGCCATAAGGCTAAAAGCAAGTAA
- the LOC101867653 gene encoding histone H2B 1/2/3/4/6-like yields MPEPVKSAPAPKKGSKKAVTKTQKKGDKKRKKSRKESYSIYVYKVLKQVHPDTGISSKAMGIMNSFVNDIFERIAGEASRLAHYNKRSTITSREIQTAVRLLLPGELAKHAVSEGTKAVTKYTSSK; encoded by the coding sequence ATGCCGGAGCCGGTTAAGTCTGCTCCTGCTCCTAAGAAAGGTTCTAAGAAGGCGGTGactaaaacacagaagaaaggcGACAAAAAGCGTAAGAAGAGCCGCAAGGAGAGTTACTCCATCTACGTGTACAAGGTACTGAAGCAGGTGCACCCCGACACTGGTATTTCATCCAAGGCCATGGGCATCATGAACTCCTTCGTCAACGACATCTTCGAGCGCATCGCTGGCGAAGCCTCGCGCTTAGCACACTACAACAAGCGTTCCACCATCACTTCTCGGGAGATCCAGACGGCCGTGCGGCTCTTGCTGCCGGGAGAGCTGGCCAAGCACGCAGTCTCCGAGGGCACC